The Hyperthermus butylicus DSM 5456 genome includes a region encoding these proteins:
- a CDS encoding phosphoribosyltransferase, whose product MPRVPVKLVTWQEIVEWSRGLARKIKESGYKPTVIIAVARGGYVPARLLCDFLGVENLLSVQSQHWTEAAKAAERAVLKFPYRVDLRGHRALLVDDIVDTGETVMLARDYVLREWRPDELRVATLQWISTVAKFKPDYYYLEVKEWVWFQYPWTRLEDVTQFVKRMMQEVYREEGKEEWSLDEIKAKFKEWYGIDVEDFYYSDALEMLVEQGVVEPLDGGRYRLKAKS is encoded by the coding sequence TTGCCGCGCGTTCCCGTCAAGCTTGTTACCTGGCAGGAGATTGTTGAGTGGAGCCGCGGTCTTGCGAGGAAGATAAAGGAGTCGGGCTACAAGCCCACAGTCATTATAGCCGTGGCGCGTGGCGGCTACGTGCCCGCTAGGCTTCTCTGTGATTTTCTCGGCGTAGAGAATCTTCTCAGTGTGCAGAGCCAGCACTGGACGGAGGCTGCCAAAGCTGCTGAGCGTGCCGTGCTCAAGTTCCCATATCGGGTTGACCTTCGTGGCCACCGCGCGCTACTGGTAGACGACATCGTGGATACTGGCGAGACTGTAATGCTTGCGCGAGACTACGTATTGAGGGAGTGGAGACCCGACGAGCTCCGCGTAGCTACGCTCCAGTGGATAAGCACGGTTGCCAAGTTTAAGCCCGACTACTACTACCTAGAGGTTAAGGAGTGGGTGTGGTTCCAGTACCCGTGGACGCGGCTTGAGGACGTGACACAGTTCGTCAAGAGGATGATGCAGGAGGTCTACAGGGAGGAGGGTAAAGAGGAGTGGAGCCTAGACGAGATCAAGGCTAAGTTCAAGGAGTGGTACGGTATAGACGTCGAAGACTTCTACTACAGCGATGCCCTCGAAATGCTTGTGGAGCAGGGCGTTGTTGAGCCCCTGGACGGCGGCCGCTACAGGCTTAAGGCGAAAAGCTAA
- a CDS encoding cupin domain-containing protein, with translation MPVLRGSCGEKIGRALDVEAEDVVIAGRKLEGVRIRWLIRDSDGARAFAMRYFTMEPGSHIPGHKHPWEHEIFVIKGSMKVRIGSNTYDVGEGSFIFIPPNVEHEYWAGSEGAHFLCLIPLKPTVDENYDPCSQA, from the coding sequence TTGCCTGTTCTGCGTGGTTCCTGCGGCGAGAAAATAGGCAGGGCCCTGGATGTAGAAGCTGAGGATGTAGTCATAGCTGGCAGGAAGCTAGAGGGTGTCAGGATACGCTGGCTCATAAGGGACTCCGACGGTGCCCGGGCGTTTGCGATGAGGTATTTTACTATGGAGCCTGGCTCCCATATACCGGGTCACAAACATCCATGGGAGCACGAGATATTCGTGATCAAGGGCTCCATGAAGGTGAGGATAGGCAGTAATACATACGACGTTGGGGAGGGTTCGTTCATATTCATACCGCCCAACGTGGAGCACGAGTACTGGGCTGGTAGCGAGGGTGCACACTTCCTATGCCTCATACCCCTAAAGCCAACGGTTGACGAGAACTATGATCCCTGCAGCCAGGCATAG
- a CDS encoding DUF460 domain-containing protein produces MDSARYPAIRGNGVQELWGGLGTGLGVVYLRVIGVDVEPGCRNSGRCYSVAVLDGDKLLAKYEGIPLHRLIRIIWEYKPDILAVDNIAELAETEHELAKLASMLPAEMAIVQVTRLPDGSFVDVRRLARLAGLDPGSGKLTPSRTAYLVAVLASMGYGSRVRFVEEKTKIVISRSRRLKHGGMSNPRFQRRIRAAILRAMKDVKKLLDKHKLDYDLMIRKSGGGLDSAVFIVYASRPALNGIIKPYEDNDVRIEVKPIYSSKLVFETTHENIAQPKPYIIIGIDPGISTGVAIIDIHGRFVTALSRRGFDRSEVIDLVLRYGVPVLVATDVRPAPEFVKKLAAALGVPVYEPSTSLSVEEKRTLFDSYAQKYPVLRRLADAHVRDALAAAVKAYQVYEPKLRQVESYAARLGIDIDVDRVKADVIRGVTIAEAVEKAINEALNDIMPNMYLVKSVRRDHEEAAKQQPAGEKLEKLRVELERLRAENKLLRQRLAELDEVIERVETEYRLLQLEYRASIERDREINRLANEVSLLRSELERTRMELEKLQTLVDEYTRALFLVAKGAAVPALAYGELNSDTVREVEEKATEYGRIVLVLDTVNPVHWKLYGQKVSQALLAVLLPGQAMDKRSVIEEYMVPVLPAEEYIVFRHGRYAVVDSRVLLDAYLRKQALLEERQWRGDRKTLTKDELKKLISEYRARRAKLLLENSNLALNE; encoded by the coding sequence ATGGATTCTGCACGCTATCCGGCTATTAGGGGTAACGGCGTCCAGGAACTTTGGGGCGGGCTGGGAACGGGCCTCGGGGTGGTCTATCTGCGCGTTATCGGTGTCGACGTCGAGCCTGGCTGTAGGAACTCCGGGCGCTGCTACTCTGTCGCAGTGCTCGATGGAGATAAGCTTCTGGCCAAGTATGAGGGCATACCACTGCATAGGCTTATCAGGATTATCTGGGAGTATAAACCGGACATACTTGCTGTCGACAATATAGCCGAGCTAGCCGAGACCGAGCACGAGCTAGCAAAACTAGCATCAATGCTGCCAGCGGAGATGGCTATCGTGCAGGTTACAAGGCTGCCCGACGGAAGCTTTGTCGACGTACGTAGACTTGCAAGGCTTGCAGGTCTAGACCCGGGCTCGGGTAAGCTCACGCCCAGCCGCACAGCCTATCTCGTCGCAGTACTCGCCTCGATGGGTTATGGCTCGAGGGTACGGTTTGTAGAGGAGAAAACGAAGATCGTAATCTCGAGGTCCAGGAGGCTCAAGCACGGCGGTATGAGCAATCCAAGGTTCCAGCGACGCATAAGGGCAGCAATACTGAGGGCCATGAAGGATGTGAAGAAGCTACTAGATAAACACAAGCTAGACTACGACCTTATGATACGTAAGAGCGGTGGCGGCCTGGACAGCGCTGTGTTCATAGTCTACGCGTCCCGACCAGCGCTAAACGGCATTATAAAACCATACGAGGACAACGACGTGAGAATAGAGGTAAAACCAATCTATAGCAGCAAGCTCGTCTTCGAAACCACACACGAGAATATAGCACAGCCAAAACCCTACATCATAATCGGCATAGACCCGGGAATATCCACGGGGGTAGCGATAATAGATATACATGGTAGATTCGTTACGGCCCTAAGCCGCAGGGGGTTCGACCGCAGCGAGGTCATAGACCTCGTACTCCGCTACGGTGTCCCAGTACTAGTAGCTACCGATGTTAGGCCCGCCCCCGAGTTCGTTAAGAAGCTAGCGGCAGCACTCGGCGTACCCGTCTACGAGCCTTCTACAAGCCTGTCAGTCGAGGAGAAACGTACACTCTTCGATTCATACGCCCAGAAGTACCCCGTACTAAGAAGGCTAGCTGATGCACATGTGCGGGACGCGCTGGCAGCAGCTGTTAAGGCCTACCAGGTATATGAGCCGAAGCTACGCCAGGTCGAGTCCTACGCAGCAAGGCTAGGCATAGACATAGATGTTGACAGGGTTAAGGCCGACGTGATAAGAGGAGTTACAATCGCCGAGGCCGTGGAGAAGGCTATAAACGAGGCGCTCAACGACATTATGCCTAACATGTATCTCGTTAAGAGTGTTAGGAGGGACCACGAGGAGGCTGCTAAGCAGCAACCCGCGGGTGAGAAGCTGGAGAAGCTGCGGGTCGAACTCGAGAGGCTTAGGGCTGAGAATAAGCTTCTCCGCCAGAGGCTGGCGGAGCTTGACGAGGTCATAGAACGCGTCGAGACGGAGTATCGTCTACTCCAGCTAGAGTATAGGGCTAGCATAGAGCGTGACCGCGAGATAAACAGACTTGCTAATGAGGTATCATTGCTACGCTCCGAGCTGGAACGGACGAGGATGGAGCTGGAGAAACTGCAGACCCTTGTAGACGAATACACGAGGGCACTCTTCCTCGTAGCTAAGGGTGCAGCAGTACCAGCCCTCGCCTATGGCGAGCTAAACAGCGATACTGTTAGGGAGGTCGAGGAAAAGGCTACAGAATATGGCAGGATAGTACTGGTGCTCGACACGGTTAACCCGGTGCACTGGAAGCTCTATGGCCAGAAGGTGTCACAAGCGCTGCTAGCCGTCCTGCTTCCAGGACAAGCCATGGATAAGAGGAGCGTTATTGAGGAGTACATGGTCCCGGTTCTTCCTGCAGAGGAGTACATAGTCTTTAGGCATGGACGATACGCCGTCGTAGATTCACGTGTGCTGCTCGACGCGTATCTCCGCAAGCAGGCTCTGCTGGAGGAAAGGCAGTGGAGGGGGGATAGAAAAACGCTGACAAAGGACGAGCTTAAGAAGCTTATAAGCGAGTATAGGGCTAGGAGAGCTAAGCTGCTCTTAGAAAATAGTAATCTTGCCCTCAACGAATAG
- a CDS encoding methionine adenosyltransferase, which yields MPRNIVVESVKLQPVEEQSVELVERKGLGHPDTIADAAAEISSQYLSRYYIEKYGTILHHNLDKVLVVGGQAAPRFGGGEVLQPIYIIVSGRATTEVRLPDGKTERIPIGTIILRAVKEWIREKFRFLDPESHIIVDYKVGQGSADLVGIYELGKDSVPLANDTSVGVGFAPFSTLEQLVLETERLLNSKEFKEKNPEVGEDIKVMGLRRGRKIELTIAAAIISSLVQDLDHYLSVKEAIKEAVLDLASRIAPDYDVEVYVNTADKPDKGIVYITVTGTSAEHGDDGMTGRGNRSYGLITPLRPMSLEAAAGKNPVSHVGKIYNVMALNIARRIYDNVSGIREVYVKLLSQIGRPINDPLIANIKVVSEKPGEPLPSNALREIEAIVEEELDKYQELTKLFVEGKITIF from the coding sequence GTGCCCAGGAATATCGTAGTTGAGAGTGTAAAATTGCAGCCTGTCGAAGAGCAGAGTGTAGAGCTGGTCGAGAGGAAGGGTCTGGGACACCCGGACACAATAGCTGATGCTGCCGCAGAAATTTCGAGCCAGTACCTCTCAAGGTACTATATCGAGAAGTACGGTACAATACTACACCACAACCTTGACAAGGTATTGGTTGTGGGTGGTCAGGCAGCGCCACGTTTTGGCGGCGGCGAGGTTCTACAGCCCATATACATCATAGTATCGGGTAGGGCTACCACCGAGGTAAGGTTGCCAGACGGTAAAACCGAGAGAATACCAATAGGCACCATTATCCTGCGTGCTGTGAAGGAGTGGATTAGGGAGAAGTTCCGCTTCCTAGACCCGGAGAGCCATATAATAGTGGATTACAAGGTCGGTCAAGGAAGCGCGGATCTTGTAGGTATATACGAGCTTGGCAAGGATAGTGTACCCCTGGCAAACGATACGAGCGTAGGAGTGGGCTTTGCCCCGTTCTCGACGCTTGAGCAGCTAGTGCTTGAGACTGAGAGGCTCCTCAACAGCAAGGAGTTTAAGGAGAAGAACCCGGAGGTAGGCGAGGACATTAAGGTTATGGGTCTCCGGCGTGGCAGGAAGATAGAGCTGACAATAGCTGCAGCAATAATATCAAGTCTCGTGCAAGACCTTGACCATTACCTCTCCGTCAAGGAGGCAATCAAGGAGGCTGTACTCGACCTTGCTAGCAGGATAGCACCAGACTACGATGTAGAGGTCTACGTTAACACAGCCGACAAGCCCGACAAGGGCATAGTATACATCACTGTTACGGGTACAAGCGCTGAGCACGGCGACGACGGTATGACCGGCCGTGGCAACAGAAGCTACGGCCTAATAACGCCGCTCCGGCCTATGAGCCTAGAAGCAGCTGCTGGCAAGAACCCGGTAAGCCATGTAGGTAAGATATACAACGTCATGGCGCTAAACATCGCCCGCAGAATCTACGACAACGTGTCTGGGATACGTGAGGTCTATGTTAAGCTGCTAAGCCAGATTGGCCGGCCAATCAACGACCCCTTGATAGCAAACATTAAGGTTGTATCGGAGAAGCCTGGAGAGCCACTGCCATCCAATGCTCTTAGGGAGATAGAGGCGATAGTTGAGGAGGAGCTTGACAAGTACCAGGAGCTGACAAAGCTATTCGTTGAGGGCAAGATTACTATTTTCTAA
- a CDS encoding U6 snRNA-associated Sm-like protein LSm6 — MSQQRAKPVSPLRVLREAVGRVIFVKLKDGSEYVGKLVATDPTMNLVLDECVELKPGTMERKVKYGRVLIRGSHVVYVSVDFEIVTGGSLPVG, encoded by the coding sequence GTGTCTCAGCAGCGTGCAAAACCAGTAAGCCCCCTGAGAGTCCTACGCGAGGCTGTTGGGAGGGTTATCTTCGTAAAGCTAAAGGATGGTAGCGAGTACGTTGGAAAACTCGTAGCTACGGATCCGACAATGAACCTAGTGCTTGACGAGTGTGTGGAACTAAAGCCAGGGACTATGGAGCGCAAGGTTAAGTATGGCCGCGTGCTGATACGTGGAAGCCATGTCGTATACGTGAGTGTTGACTTCGAGATTGTTACTGGCGGCTCGCTACCGGTGGGCTAA
- a CDS encoding lycopene cyclase family protein has translation MSDPRHQVLIVGGGAAGLSVAVRVSSDAVLVSASPRPGWPPHCTGLISPETLKLLSAHEAVSDTYRGAVFLDARLREVCRVERRRVLAYRVNRPLMEEVFAEEARARGVRMMFSKPVVHVDWLTGCAMLADGGRICGERVVLAPGYSPRFAMLFGAERCERLYGVEVRVVLARRMLDDVFYTIHGSIYTPEFFAWIVPVNAGREALIGLAARNKPLERLAALLDDLARRGVADYTRVVSRRNGIIVMGPAAKRITRGKLVGLGDVLCASKPFTGGGLYAISRLASLVAGYADNTIAYGELDAAWRLLRRELLLQRKLTKLLRVLLSSSLTKLVLAPICEAGSRGLCSLDYDRHSSAVSCLWKLYRLWGGGRVAEARAAEENS, from the coding sequence TTGTCTGACCCTAGGCACCAAGTCCTCATAGTTGGTGGTGGTGCTGCCGGTCTTTCTGTTGCTGTGAGGGTATCCTCTGACGCTGTTCTCGTGTCAGCTTCGCCTAGGCCTGGCTGGCCGCCGCACTGTACTGGGCTTATAAGCCCTGAGACTCTCAAGCTTCTATCTGCACATGAGGCTGTCAGCGATACCTATCGCGGGGCCGTGTTTCTCGACGCGAGGCTCCGAGAGGTGTGCCGTGTTGAGCGGAGGAGGGTACTAGCCTACCGTGTTAATAGGCCGTTGATGGAGGAAGTTTTCGCCGAGGAAGCTAGGGCTCGTGGAGTACGTATGATGTTCTCCAAGCCGGTCGTACATGTTGACTGGTTAACTGGCTGTGCAATGCTTGCCGACGGGGGGAGGATTTGCGGCGAACGGGTAGTCCTAGCGCCGGGCTACTCGCCACGCTTTGCGATGCTCTTCGGTGCCGAGCGTTGTGAGCGCCTCTACGGGGTTGAGGTCAGGGTCGTTCTTGCAAGGAGGATGCTGGATGATGTCTTCTATACCATACATGGCAGCATCTATACACCAGAGTTCTTCGCCTGGATAGTCCCGGTCAACGCTGGCCGCGAAGCTCTCATCGGGCTTGCAGCACGCAACAAGCCCCTCGAAAGACTTGCAGCTCTGCTTGACGACCTAGCCCGCCGCGGCGTAGCAGACTATACTAGGGTCGTTAGTAGGCGTAACGGCATCATAGTTATGGGGCCGGCAGCTAAGAGGATAACTCGTGGCAAGCTTGTTGGCCTGGGCGATGTGCTATGTGCCTCGAAGCCCTTCACCGGTGGGGGCCTCTACGCAATATCGCGGCTCGCAAGCCTAGTCGCAGGCTATGCTGACAACACTATTGCATATGGGGAGCTAGATGCTGCTTGGAGGCTGCTCCGTAGAGAGCTGCTGCTACAGCGCAAGCTTACGAAGCTGCTCCGGGTACTGCTTAGCTCTTCCCTAACAAAGCTTGTACTAGCCCCGATATGCGAGGCGGGAAGCCGGGGGCTCTGCAGCCTAGATTATGATAGGCATAGCAGTGCCGTAAGCTGCCTCTGGAAGCTGTACAGATTGTGGGGCGGTGGGAGAGTTGCCGAGGCGAGAGCTGCTGAGGAAAATAGCTGA